In one window of Pseudomonadota bacterium DNA:
- a CDS encoding NAD-dependent epimerase/dehydratase family protein: protein MKIIVLGGDGFCGWPTALHLSARGHDVLIVDNLSRRNIDNELGVSSLTPIRPMDVRLAAWSAVSGRSIEFCRIDVANEYERLCQQIRAFSPDAVVHFAEQRSAPYSMKSSQHKRYTLANNLIGTQNVLCALVDTGIDAHLVHLGTMGVYGYSTHGARIPEGYLKVRVRDAKDRWVEQEILYPADPGSVYHMTKTQDQLLFYYYNKNDGLRITDLHQGVVWGTQTVETAQDERLINRFDYDGDYGTVLNRFLMQAAVGHPLTVHGTGGQTRAFIHIQDTVRCIEMALANPPVKGSQVRIFNQVTETHRVRDLAEKVASLTGAEVDFLSNPRKEALENDLQVENRCLLDLGLEPITLDTGLMREVHDIARKYAGRADLEKVICRSVWTDEQRSAGESATSISSAA from the coding sequence ATGAAAATCATAGTGTTGGGTGGCGATGGTTTTTGCGGTTGGCCCACGGCCTTACATTTGTCTGCCCGTGGGCATGATGTTTTGATTGTGGACAACCTCTCCCGCCGCAATATCGATAACGAGTTGGGGGTCAGTTCGTTGACGCCCATTCGTCCCATGGACGTCCGCTTGGCCGCATGGTCGGCGGTTAGCGGCCGATCGATCGAGTTTTGTCGTATTGATGTGGCCAACGAGTATGAGCGCTTGTGCCAGCAGATTCGGGCGTTCTCGCCGGATGCCGTGGTGCATTTCGCGGAGCAGCGATCCGCGCCGTATTCAATGAAGTCCTCGCAGCACAAACGCTACACCCTGGCGAACAATTTGATCGGTACGCAGAACGTTTTGTGCGCCTTGGTGGACACAGGGATCGATGCCCATCTGGTTCACCTGGGCACGATGGGCGTATACGGATACTCCACCCATGGTGCCAGAATCCCCGAGGGTTACCTCAAGGTCCGAGTTCGGGACGCCAAGGATCGTTGGGTGGAACAGGAAATCCTTTATCCGGCCGATCCGGGCAGTGTGTATCACATGACCAAGACCCAGGATCAGTTGTTGTTCTACTACTACAACAAGAACGACGGTTTGCGGATCACCGATCTTCACCAGGGCGTGGTCTGGGGCACGCAGACGGTGGAAACCGCGCAAGACGAGCGATTGATCAATCGCTTTGACTACGATGGCGATTACGGCACGGTTTTGAATCGTTTCCTGATGCAGGCGGCTGTTGGCCACCCGCTCACTGTTCATGGCACGGGTGGACAGACCCGGGCGTTTATCCATATTCAGGATACCGTCCGTTGCATCGAAATGGCCCTGGCGAATCCCCCCGTCAAGGGCAGTCAGGTGCGAATCTTCAATCAGGTGACTGAAACCCATCGGGTGCGGGATCTGGCGGAGAAAGTTGCATCGCTCACCGGTGCCGAAGTCGATTTCCTGTCCAATCCCAGAAAAGAAGCGCTGGAGAACGATCTTCAGGTCGAAAATCGCTGTCTGTTGGACTTGGGGCTGGAGCCGATCACGCTCGATACCGGGCTCATGCGTGAAGTTCACGACATTGCAAGAAAGTACGCGGGGCGAGCCGACCTGGAAAAGGTCATTTGTCGCTCGGTCTGGACCGACGAACAACGTTCGGCGGGTGAGTCGGCAACATCCATTTCCTCCGCCGCCTGA
- a CDS encoding glycosyltransferase family 1 protein, with product MRIAIVTDAWKPQINGVVRTLTTLERQLETRGHRVKVIHPGLFQTIPMPSYPEIRLAVVAPDFKLRRLLWEFEPDRIHIATEGPLGIAARRYCVNKGLQFTTSFHTRFPEYVKARVPVLPLWPGYAMMRWFHSAATRTMVSTPALQAELAGRGFQNLVVWTRGVDTDHFVPGDKDFLPDQHPIFMYLGRVAVEKNIEDFLRLDLPGTKYVVGDGPAREELQSRYPETRFTGAKVGAELVRHLGAADCLVFPSRTDTLGLVVMEAMACGVPVAAYPVAGPAQLVEHGQTGYLSEDLREAALAALEIPSEQCRTFAEQCSVTRSVDEFVNYLVPAETAYETSILDMLKIDRSER from the coding sequence ATGCGGATTGCGATCGTCACGGATGCCTGGAAGCCGCAAATTAATGGCGTCGTTCGAACCCTCACCACGTTAGAGCGACAGCTGGAAACGCGTGGCCACCGCGTGAAGGTGATTCACCCGGGCCTGTTCCAAACCATCCCCATGCCCAGTTATCCCGAAATTCGCCTGGCGGTTGTTGCGCCGGATTTTAAGTTGCGTCGCTTGCTTTGGGAGTTTGAGCCCGACCGCATTCATATTGCGACTGAGGGGCCTTTGGGTATCGCGGCACGCCGTTACTGCGTCAATAAAGGTCTGCAGTTTACGACGTCCTTCCACACCCGCTTTCCGGAATATGTGAAAGCGCGCGTTCCGGTTCTGCCGCTGTGGCCGGGTTACGCCATGATGCGATGGTTTCACAGCGCGGCGACCCGGACCATGGTGAGTACACCCGCTTTGCAGGCTGAGTTGGCCGGTCGCGGCTTTCAGAACCTTGTTGTATGGACCCGCGGCGTGGACACCGACCACTTCGTACCGGGCGACAAAGACTTTCTGCCCGATCAACACCCCATTTTCATGTATCTGGGGCGGGTTGCGGTGGAGAAAAATATCGAGGATTTCCTGCGCTTGGACCTGCCCGGCACCAAGTATGTCGTGGGGGACGGACCGGCGCGGGAAGAATTGCAGTCCCGCTATCCCGAAACACGATTTACCGGCGCCAAGGTCGGTGCGGAGTTGGTGCGTCACCTCGGCGCTGCTGATTGTCTGGTCTTTCCGAGCCGTACCGACACCCTGGGTCTGGTGGTGATGGAGGCCATGGCCTGCGGTGTGCCGGTTGCAGCCTATCCCGTTGCCGGCCCGGCGCAATTGGTCGAGCACGGACAGACGGGTTATTTGAGTGAGGATCTCAGGGAAGCGGCGCTGGCGGCGCTGGAAATCCCGTCCGAGCAATGCCGCACGTTCGCTGAACAGTGTTCGGTCACAAGGTCGGTAGATGAGTTTGTTAACTATCTCGTGCCCGCCGAAACGGCGTATGAGACTTCGATTCTGGACATGCTGAAAATCGATCGGAGCGAACGATGA
- a CDS encoding Hsp20/alpha crystallin family protein, translating to MVERKTRSKSKSEAKPAEPNSPQPLVSRERWLHPFRDMEREFDRFFGRSMLPFGREWPRWDEWFTAETAVPKVDVIDQDDEIIVRAEVPGMTKDDLDVSLTDQSLTIRGQKRSEEKEEKEGEYFRQEIRREEISRTVMLPSSVDPDKAKATCKDGLLELVLPKREVTKRQKLKIQS from the coding sequence ATGGTAGAGAGGAAAACGCGAAGCAAATCCAAGAGTGAGGCCAAGCCGGCGGAGCCAAACTCTCCACAGCCGCTGGTTTCCCGCGAGCGCTGGCTGCATCCGTTCCGGGACATGGAGCGGGAGTTCGATCGATTCTTCGGTCGGTCCATGTTGCCATTCGGCCGGGAATGGCCGCGGTGGGATGAGTGGTTTACAGCGGAAACGGCGGTGCCAAAAGTGGACGTGATCGATCAAGATGACGAAATCATCGTCCGCGCCGAAGTCCCGGGTATGACCAAGGATGATTTGGATGTCTCATTGACTGACCAAAGCCTGACCATCCGGGGACAGAAACGCTCGGAAGAGAAGGAAGAAAAAGAAGGCGAGTATTTTCGTCAAGAGATTCGCCGGGAAGAGATCAGCCGGACCGTCATGCTGCCCTCCTCGGTTGATCCGGATAAAGCCAAAGCGACGTGTAAAGACGGCCTGTTAGAGCTGGTGCTGCCCAAACGCGAGGTCACCAAACGTCAGAAGCTGAAAATTCAATCGTAA
- a CDS encoding CaiB/BaiF CoA-transferase family protein: MGPLKGIKVLEIASIGPGPFCGMMLSDMGAEILRVDKKNIPSLSGKYDVLGRGRRSVAVDLKKPEGVQAVLRLAEKADVLMEGYRPGVMERLGLGPDVCLERNPKLVYARMTGWGQYGPLAHAAGHDMNYIAISGALAAIGRAGERPVPPLNLVGDFGGGGMLQAFGIVCALLEAQRSGQGQVVDTAMTDGAATLMAMIYGFKASGMWKTEKGSNMLDGGAHFYDTYETKDGKYVAIGSIEPQFYKLLLEKTGLADDPEFRAQMNQRKWPELKEKLAAAFKTKTQDEWTEIMEGTDVCYGPILDMNEAPKHPHNVARKTFIEIEGVMQPAPAPRFSRTVPEVQGPPPKAGQHTDDALADWGFSQSEIDELKQAKIV; this comes from the coding sequence ATGGGACCTCTTAAAGGAATCAAGGTTCTGGAAATCGCCAGTATCGGCCCCGGACCATTCTGCGGAATGATGCTCTCGGATATGGGGGCGGAAATACTCCGCGTGGACAAGAAAAACATCCCCTCGCTCAGTGGGAAATACGACGTCTTAGGGCGTGGCCGGCGCTCGGTCGCCGTCGACCTCAAAAAACCGGAGGGTGTCCAAGCCGTTCTCCGGCTCGCGGAAAAAGCGGATGTTTTGATGGAAGGCTACCGGCCGGGCGTGATGGAGCGCCTGGGACTGGGACCTGATGTCTGCCTGGAGCGCAATCCGAAATTGGTTTACGCCCGGATGACCGGCTGGGGTCAGTACGGTCCCCTAGCCCATGCGGCGGGTCACGATATGAATTACATCGCCATCTCCGGTGCGCTGGCGGCCATCGGACGAGCCGGCGAGCGTCCCGTGCCCCCACTCAATCTCGTGGGCGACTTCGGCGGCGGTGGCATGCTGCAAGCGTTCGGCATCGTCTGCGCTTTGCTGGAAGCTCAGCGCAGTGGCCAGGGCCAAGTGGTCGATACGGCCATGACCGACGGCGCCGCCACCTTGATGGCCATGATTTACGGATTTAAAGCATCCGGCATGTGGAAAACCGAGAAAGGCAGCAACATGCTCGATGGTGGTGCCCATTTCTACGATACGTACGAAACAAAAGACGGCAAGTACGTTGCCATCGGCTCCATCGAGCCCCAGTTCTACAAACTGCTGCTGGAAAAAACCGGGCTGGCTGATGACCCGGAATTCAGAGCCCAGATGAATCAACGCAAGTGGCCGGAACTCAAAGAAAAACTGGCCGCCGCGTTCAAAACCAAAACCCAAGATGAATGGACCGAGATCATGGAAGGCACCGATGTGTGTTACGGTCCGATTCTGGACATGAACGAAGCGCCGAAGCATCCGCACAACGTGGCTCGAAAAACGTTCATCGAGATCGAAGGCGTCATGCAGCCTGCGCCGGCGCCCCGCTTTAGCCGGACGGTACCTGAAGTTCAAGGACCGCCGCCCAAAGCCGGACAACATACGGACGACGCACTGGCGGATTGGGGATTTTCACAATCCGAGATCGACGAACTCAAACAAGCCAAAATCGTCTAA
- a CDS encoding cytochrome P460 family protein, producing the protein MPKLNDHRFAIGLIAVLCMVSASVYATPKPAPNGITLPDDYRRWDVIAVSQRRDNQTLRVILGNPAAMAAVRQGQHQPWPDGSILAKVVWTQAQHEIWPDASVPGEFVHVELMVKDREQYRATGGWGFARWQGDELKAYGASTNFSRECFSCHQPVADQDYVFTVPAAWPK; encoded by the coding sequence ATGCCCAAGTTGAACGACCACCGCTTTGCCATTGGGCTGATTGCAGTGCTTTGCATGGTATCGGCTTCGGTATATGCGACACCGAAACCGGCACCCAATGGCATCACGTTACCTGACGACTACCGCCGATGGGATGTGATTGCAGTATCTCAACGCCGGGATAACCAAACTTTGCGCGTGATCTTAGGCAATCCCGCCGCCATGGCGGCGGTTCGCCAAGGCCAACATCAACCCTGGCCGGATGGCAGCATCTTGGCCAAGGTCGTGTGGACGCAAGCCCAACACGAAATCTGGCCCGATGCCTCCGTCCCCGGTGAATTCGTGCATGTGGAGTTGATGGTCAAAGACCGGGAGCAGTACCGCGCCACCGGCGGTTGGGGATTCGCCCGATGGCAGGGGGACGAGCTTAAAGCATACGGTGCATCAACCAACTTCAGCCGAGAGTGTTTCAGCTGCCACCAACCCGTAGCCGACCAGGACTATGTCTTTACGGTACCTGCCGCTTGGCCGAAATAG
- a CDS encoding ribose-phosphate diphosphokinase yields the protein MTALLLALPGAEPMATELCGHLNSALLKWEFRRFPDGESYLRILGDCAGQDVVLVAEMSQPDEKFLPLVFAAQTVRDLGAKRVILVAPYLPYMRQDTRFRRGEGVTARYFARLLSAVIDGLVTVDPHLHRIHDLAEVYTVPSNVVGSAPAVAEWIARHVVHPLIVGPDEESEQWVGEIASALDAPYVIQRKRRLGDRALEIDLPDVSAWRDRTAVLVDDIISTGTTLARSVERLRQQGLEDVMAVAVHALFCGDALATLDRTGLSSLVTANTVVHASNDIDLSRLIAEGVRELLSGLDNN from the coding sequence ATGACGGCGTTATTGCTGGCCCTGCCAGGCGCGGAACCAATGGCCACGGAACTGTGTGGTCACTTGAACTCGGCATTGCTCAAATGGGAGTTTCGTCGATTTCCGGATGGTGAGTCTTACCTCCGTATCCTCGGGGATTGTGCCGGGCAGGACGTGGTGCTGGTGGCCGAGATGAGCCAACCGGACGAGAAGTTCCTGCCGCTGGTATTCGCGGCACAAACGGTTCGTGATTTGGGCGCGAAACGAGTGATTCTGGTGGCCCCGTATTTACCCTACATGCGCCAAGATACGCGTTTTCGCCGGGGTGAGGGGGTCACGGCGCGCTATTTTGCCCGCCTGCTGTCGGCTGTAATCGACGGTTTGGTGACCGTTGATCCGCATCTTCACCGAATTCATGATCTGGCCGAAGTTTATACCGTGCCCAGCAACGTGGTCGGTTCAGCTCCGGCAGTGGCGGAATGGATTGCGCGGCATGTCGTGCATCCGCTTATCGTCGGCCCGGATGAAGAGAGCGAGCAGTGGGTGGGCGAGATCGCTTCTGCTTTGGATGCGCCATACGTCATCCAGCGCAAACGGCGTCTCGGAGATCGGGCGTTGGAAATCGATTTGCCGGATGTGAGCGCGTGGCGCGACCGCACAGCGGTTTTGGTTGATGACATCATCTCCACCGGGACGACCCTGGCTCGAAGCGTCGAACGATTGCGTCAGCAAGGGTTAGAAGACGTGATGGCTGTGGCGGTGCATGCGCTGTTTTGTGGCGATGCCTTGGCCACGTTAGACCGCACGGGGCTGAGCTCTTTGGTCACCGCCAACACGGTAGTGCATGCCAGTAACGATATCGATCTATCACGCCTCATCGCGGAGGGAGTGCGGGAACTTCTGTCCGGTTTGGACAACAATTAG
- a CDS encoding thymidine phosphorylase family protein: protein MRKQNTMGAHGLVARRMGIDTHQEPVIYMREDCPVCRAEGFDAQSRIRVGNGEREIIATLNVIYDHLLGYEEAGFSESAWRLLQLREGDRVFVSHPEPVESFRFVRSKLYGNRLEGPALDAIVQDIVADRYSDVQISAFIAGTAGDRLDDEEIIALTEAMTAAGERLHWDYPQVVDKHSVGGLPGNRTTPIVVSIVAACGLIMPKTSSRAITSPSGTADTMETLAPVNLDLADMRRVVDREGACIAWGGAVRLSPADDTLIRVERALDVDSEGQLIASVVSKKAAAGSSHVLIDMPIGPTAKVRSAEAGERLARRLEKVGQRVGLIIRVLASDGSQPVGFGIGPALEAQDVLAVLQNHPQAPRDLRERSLLIAADILEMGGLGDRVHTLQLARQTLTDGLAWQKFQAICEAQGGMRTPPRARHRSTIQAARSGRVLDMDNRRLSRLAKLAGAPGAPAAGAEIHVRLGQQLDAGDPLYTIHAETKGELRYALGYRKTTGEIITLANDEHGDAAAEHVTPL from the coding sequence ATGCGAAAACAAAATACGATGGGTGCGCACGGCCTTGTCGCGCGGCGTATGGGTATCGACACCCACCAAGAACCTGTGATCTACATGCGAGAGGATTGTCCGGTCTGCCGGGCGGAAGGGTTCGACGCTCAGTCCCGTATCCGGGTTGGGAACGGCGAGCGCGAGATCATCGCTACCTTAAACGTCATTTACGATCATCTGCTCGGCTATGAGGAAGCCGGTTTTTCGGAATCCGCGTGGCGACTTCTGCAACTGCGGGAGGGGGATCGCGTGTTTGTCTCCCACCCTGAGCCAGTGGAGTCTTTTCGGTTTGTTCGCTCCAAGCTGTACGGAAACCGCCTGGAGGGGCCGGCTTTGGATGCCATTGTTCAGGACATCGTGGCGGACCGATATTCCGACGTTCAGATTTCCGCCTTTATTGCCGGGACTGCGGGTGATCGACTGGACGATGAAGAAATCATCGCTTTGACCGAAGCCATGACGGCGGCCGGAGAACGCCTGCACTGGGACTATCCCCAGGTGGTCGACAAACACAGTGTGGGTGGCCTGCCGGGCAATCGGACCACCCCCATTGTGGTTTCCATTGTGGCCGCTTGCGGGCTGATCATGCCCAAAACATCTTCCCGCGCGATCACTTCGCCCTCGGGTACGGCCGATACCATGGAAACACTGGCACCGGTGAACTTGGATTTGGCGGACATGCGGCGCGTGGTCGATCGGGAGGGGGCGTGTATTGCTTGGGGCGGCGCGGTTCGTTTGAGTCCGGCCGACGATACCCTGATACGTGTCGAACGTGCCCTGGACGTGGACAGCGAAGGTCAGTTGATTGCCTCAGTGGTGTCGAAAAAGGCAGCTGCCGGTTCGTCGCATGTGCTCATCGATATGCCCATCGGTCCCACCGCCAAGGTGCGTTCGGCCGAAGCGGGGGAACGGCTAGCCCGCCGTTTGGAAAAGGTCGGCCAGCGGGTCGGATTGATCATCCGGGTTTTGGCCAGTGACGGCTCGCAACCGGTTGGGTTTGGCATTGGCCCCGCTTTGGAGGCGCAAGACGTGCTGGCGGTATTGCAGAACCACCCGCAAGCGCCGCGCGATTTGCGCGAGCGCAGTCTTTTAATCGCGGCTGACATTCTGGAAATGGGTGGGCTGGGCGATCGGGTCCATACCCTTCAGCTGGCCCGGCAAACACTAACAGACGGACTGGCTTGGCAGAAGTTTCAAGCCATCTGTGAGGCGCAAGGTGGGATGAGAACACCACCGCGGGCCCGTCACCGCAGCACCATCCAGGCCGCCCGTTCCGGGCGGGTTTTGGACATGGATAACCGACGCTTGTCGCGGTTGGCCAAACTGGCCGGGGCTCCTGGTGCGCCCGCCGCGGGTGCGGAGATTCACGTTCGGCTGGGTCAGCAACTTGACGCCGGTGATCCGCTCTATACGATTCACGCTGAGACGAAGGGCGAATTGCGCTATGCCCTGGGCTATCGGAAAACAACGGGGGAAATCATCACACTGGCCAACGACGAACATGGCGATGCCGCAGCGGAGCACGTGACCCCATTATGA
- a CDS encoding MBL fold metallo-hydrolase — MEIQFLGAARTVTGSKYLLTGERGSVLVDCGLFQGLKDLRRRNWQPLPLDPARLDAVVLTHAHLDHSGYLPLLCKRGFEGDIYCTAATADLCGILLPDSGYLQEEEARYANLRGYSRHHPALPLYTQADAERCLNQLVPVPWGAQIDLGGFQCAFSPVGHILGAASVRLSDERRSITFTGDVGRANDPVMRAPQPLGQTDYLVVESTYGDRRHSDEDPATVISGLVNDVAARGGVMIVPTFAVGRAQILLYVLSQLKAAGRIPDLPIYIDSPMAIDATELFLAHADEHKLDGRACRQMCESAQYVRTAEESKALGRRHGPMVIISASGMASGGRVLHHLETFGGHHRNMVLFTGFQAAGTRGEAMVNGADAVKLHGRVVPIRAEVRQINSLSAHADHVEMIDWLRQMPEPPRRTFVTHGESHAATTFAGFLESELGWTVNVPGQDEKFNLK, encoded by the coding sequence ATGGAAATTCAGTTTTTGGGTGCTGCCCGCACGGTCACCGGATCCAAATACCTTTTAACGGGTGAGCGCGGTTCGGTTCTTGTCGATTGCGGTTTGTTTCAGGGCTTAAAGGATCTGCGTCGCCGAAACTGGCAGCCCTTGCCGCTCGATCCCGCTCGTTTGGACGCGGTGGTGTTGACCCACGCCCATCTGGATCATAGCGGATACCTTCCATTGCTGTGTAAGCGGGGCTTTGAAGGCGACATCTACTGCACCGCTGCAACGGCGGATCTTTGCGGTATCTTGCTGCCGGACTCGGGTTATCTTCAGGAGGAAGAAGCCCGCTACGCCAATCTTCGGGGCTATTCCCGCCATCACCCGGCATTGCCGCTGTATACCCAAGCGGACGCGGAGCGCTGCCTGAATCAGTTGGTCCCCGTGCCGTGGGGCGCACAGATTGACCTCGGTGGATTCCAATGCGCGTTTTCGCCCGTGGGGCATATACTGGGTGCCGCTAGCGTGCGGTTGTCCGATGAGCGCCGCTCGATCACGTTTACCGGGGATGTCGGCCGCGCCAATGACCCGGTGATGCGAGCACCGCAGCCGCTGGGTCAGACGGACTACTTGGTGGTGGAGTCGACTTACGGCGACCGACGGCATTCTGACGAGGATCCGGCGACGGTTATCTCAGGCTTGGTGAACGATGTGGCGGCGCGCGGGGGCGTGATGATCGTACCGACCTTCGCCGTTGGCCGCGCGCAGATTCTGCTTTACGTGCTCAGTCAGCTCAAGGCCGCTGGCCGGATTCCCGATCTGCCGATCTACATCGACAGTCCCATGGCGATCGATGCCACCGAGTTGTTCCTCGCTCACGCCGACGAGCACAAACTGGACGGGCGGGCCTGTCGGCAAATGTGCGAATCGGCCCAATATGTTCGAACCGCCGAAGAATCCAAGGCCTTAGGGCGGCGGCACGGACCCATGGTGATTATCTCTGCCAGTGGCATGGCTTCGGGCGGTCGCGTATTGCATCATTTGGAAACCTTTGGAGGACATCATCGCAATATGGTCCTGTTCACCGGATTTCAGGCCGCGGGCACTCGGGGCGAGGCGATGGTCAATGGCGCCGACGCGGTCAAGCTTCACGGCCGTGTGGTACCCATCCGAGCCGAAGTCAGACAGATCAACAGCCTCTCGGCCCATGCCGACCACGTGGAAATGATCGACTGGTTGCGGCAGATGCCGGAACCGCCCCGGCGCACCTTCGTCACCCATGGAGAATCACATGCAGCCACCACCTTTGCCGGGTTCTTGGAAAGCGAGTTAGGCTGGACGGTGAACGTTCCCGGGCAAGACGAAAAATTCAACCTCAAGTGA
- the glgP gene encoding alpha-glucan family phosphorylase: protein MDSIARFTLPSLPEGLEDLAELALDLRWSWSHATDKIWARIDPELWNATRNAWLLLHSVSAVRLKELAQDSDFCELVHTQLQSRRDFQASGSWFEGCVPEGALKGIAYFSMEFGLSEALPIYSGGLGILAGDHLKTASDLGLPLWGVGLMYQEGYFRQGIDAAGNQLAFYPHNDPSQLPVTPVRDEEGEWLRILVEIPGRTLRLRTWQVQVGRIRLYLLDSNDPMNSPVDRGITGQLYGGGDEMRLLQEIALGVGGWRLIEELGLNPEVCHLNEGHAAFLVLERAFSHMRKTGQDFWTSLSATRAGNVFTTHTPVAPGFDRFSPELFERYACPYCERLGISMKELASLGRRNPEDPSEPFNMAILAIRGSVAINGVSQLHADVSRRLFQPLFEHWPRSEVPVGYVTNGVHVPSWDSVAADKLWTRICGKGRWIGTQETLEKDIREASNEELWEFRAAGRKQLVDYARRRYVDQIRASGVNPEHIEHVERLLDPNVLTIGFARRFATYKRPDLLLYDPDRLVRLLTNADQPMQIIIAGKAHPADEAGKRIVTHWIDFLARSEVQNHGVFLADYDMLIAEQLVQGVDLWINTPRRPWEASGTSGMKVLVNGGLNLSELDGWWAEAYRPDLGWALGDGQEHGDDPAWDRQEAIQLYDLLEREIAPCFYTRDERGIPRGWVARMRASMSELTPRFSTNRMVREYTENYYLPAARAYRERIGDDGRIAAELRQWKSDLSAHWQNIHCGEQNLVVDGESMHFTLPVYLDDLKPEQVRVELFAEPLDGAEPEVVVMEKKDALAGAVNGFLYEASVPVGRPAEHYTARVVPFHPAATVPLEDAHIYWHG from the coding sequence ATGGATTCTATTGCCCGTTTCACCCTCCCGAGTTTGCCTGAGGGGCTTGAGGATCTGGCCGAGTTGGCTCTGGATCTTCGCTGGTCCTGGAGCCACGCCACCGACAAGATCTGGGCCAGAATCGATCCGGAACTGTGGAATGCCACGCGCAACGCTTGGCTGCTGCTCCATAGCGTTTCGGCGGTGCGTTTGAAAGAGTTGGCTCAAGACTCGGATTTCTGCGAGCTGGTGCATACTCAACTGCAGTCGCGACGGGATTTTCAGGCGTCCGGTAGCTGGTTCGAGGGTTGTGTCCCAGAGGGTGCGCTCAAGGGTATTGCCTACTTCAGCATGGAGTTCGGTTTAAGCGAGGCGCTGCCGATTTACTCCGGTGGGCTTGGCATCCTGGCGGGAGATCATCTTAAAACCGCCAGTGACTTGGGGCTACCGCTATGGGGCGTCGGCCTGATGTATCAGGAAGGTTACTTTCGTCAGGGCATCGACGCTGCCGGAAATCAATTGGCTTTCTATCCTCATAACGACCCCAGCCAACTCCCCGTGACGCCGGTACGTGACGAGGAGGGCGAGTGGCTCAGGATACTCGTCGAGATTCCGGGCCGGACCCTCCGGTTGCGGACCTGGCAGGTTCAGGTGGGGCGTATCCGGCTGTATTTGCTCGACAGTAACGATCCCATGAACAGCCCGGTGGATCGGGGTATCACCGGTCAGCTTTATGGCGGCGGGGATGAAATGCGCTTGTTGCAGGAAATCGCGTTGGGCGTCGGTGGCTGGCGATTGATCGAGGAGTTGGGCCTTAACCCGGAAGTGTGTCATTTGAACGAGGGCCACGCGGCGTTTCTGGTTTTGGAGCGCGCGTTTTCGCACATGCGAAAGACCGGACAGGATTTTTGGACCTCACTGTCTGCGACGCGCGCCGGCAACGTGTTCACGACACACACCCCCGTAGCGCCGGGGTTCGATCGTTTTTCTCCTGAATTGTTCGAACGTTATGCGTGTCCGTATTGCGAACGCTTGGGCATCAGCATGAAAGAGTTGGCATCTCTGGGGCGACGTAACCCCGAGGATCCATCGGAACCATTTAACATGGCGATACTCGCCATCCGGGGCAGCGTTGCGATCAATGGCGTCAGCCAGCTTCATGCGGATGTTTCGCGTCGCTTGTTTCAGCCGTTGTTCGAGCATTGGCCGCGAAGCGAAGTTCCGGTGGGCTATGTCACCAACGGCGTTCATGTGCCGTCATGGGACTCGGTCGCGGCGGACAAGCTGTGGACGCGGATCTGTGGCAAAGGACGCTGGATCGGCACACAGGAGACGCTTGAGAAGGATATTCGTGAAGCCAGCAACGAAGAGTTGTGGGAATTTCGCGCGGCCGGTCGCAAACAGTTGGTCGACTATGCGCGCCGTCGCTATGTGGACCAAATTCGGGCCAGCGGCGTCAATCCCGAGCACATCGAACATGTTGAACGGCTGTTGGACCCCAATGTACTGACCATTGGTTTTGCGCGTCGATTTGCCACCTACAAACGACCCGATCTCTTGCTCTATGATCCGGATCGCCTAGTGCGATTGCTGACCAACGCCGATCAGCCCATGCAGATCATTATTGCCGGAAAAGCCCACCCCGCCGATGAAGCCGGCAAACGCATCGTGACCCACTGGATCGATTTCCTGGCCCGTTCCGAAGTGCAAAATCACGGCGTTTTTCTGGCGGATTACGATATGTTGATCGCCGAACAACTCGTTCAGGGGGTGGATCTCTGGATCAATACGCCGCGACGTCCCTGGGAGGCCAGCGGGACAAGTGGCATGAAAGTCCTGGTCAACGGCGGCCTGAATCTCTCGGAATTGGATGGCTGGTGGGCGGAAGCCTATCGTCCGGATCTCGGCTGGGCGCTTGGTGATGGCCAGGAGCATGGCGATGATCCGGCTTGGGATCGCCAAGAAGCGATACAGCTCTACGACCTTTTGGAGCGCGAGATCGCCCCGTGTTTTTACACGCGCGACGAGCGCGGTATCCCCCGCGGCTGGGTCGCCCGGATGCGGGCCAGTATGTCCGAGTTGACGCCGCGTTTCAGTACCAACCGGATGGTTCGGGAATATACCGAAAACTACTATTTACCCGCGGCCCGGGCCTACCGAGAGCGGATCGGCGATGACGGCCGAATCGCGGCCGAGTTGAGGCAGTGGAAAAGCGATCTCTCGGCCCATTGGCAGAACATACACTGTGGCGAGCAGAATTTGGTCGTCGATGGCGAGTCGATGCATTTCACTTTGCCGGTCTACCTGGATGACCTCAAACCCGAACAGGTTCGAGTCGAGCTGTTCGCCGAACCGTTGGACGGTGCAGAGCCTGAGGTAGTGGTGATGGAGAAAAAAGATGCGCTTGCCGGTGCCGTCAATGGGTTCCTCTATGAAGCCAGCGTTCCTGTTGGCCGGCCGGCGGAACACTATACCGCCCGGGTTGTGCCCTTCCATCCGGCCGCGACGGTTCCCTTGGAAGATGCTCACATTTACTGGCACGGTTGA